The Castanea sativa cultivar Marrone di Chiusa Pesio chromosome 11, ASM4071231v1 genome contains a region encoding:
- the LOC142617205 gene encoding vicianin hydrolase-like produces MGSRAPFLLCLLALAALCDSTQGATPTKYSVPFNRTIFPPGFIFGAGSAAYQSEGAAFTDGKGLNIWDVFTRKQQAKIADYSNADVAQDFYHRYKEDVHLVKKIGLDSFRFSISWSRLFPKGKVSGGVNPKAVTFYNNLINELISNGLTPFVTLLHFDTPQALDDEYGAFLSPKIVEDYVAYVNFCFKTFGDRVKHWVTMNEPNGWTMYAYSSGTFAPGRCSSYAGNCTAGNSATEPYIVAHHLLLAHAYAVKLYREKYKPHQKGEIGITIVTHWFIPKDQSSSSKKAASRSLDFLFGWFAHPITFGDYPQSMKAAVKERLPRFTEAQSKLLKGSIDFLSINYYTSNYAENAPSANGVNVTYLTDRATTLTTEKNGVSIGTATALSWLFIYPKGLRELLLYVKKNYNNPQVYITENGMADASNSSLPVNEAVKDSLRIRYHYGHLSYLSQAIKEGVKVKGYYVWSFHDDFEWDAGFTARFGLTYIDFKDNLKRHLKYSAYWFKMFLLK; encoded by the exons ATGGGATCTAGAGCTCCTTTTCTGCTATGTCTCCTGGCCTTAGCTGCCTTGTGTGATAGCACACAAGGTGCAACACCAACCAAATATTCTGTTCCTTTTAACCGCACTATTTTCCCACCTGGTTTCATATTTGGAGCTGGTTCAGCTGCTTACCAG TCCGAAGGAGCAGCATTCACTGATGGTAAAGGACTCAATATTTGGGATGTTTTCACCAGGAAACAgcaag CAAAAATTGCGGATTATAGCAACGCAGATGTGGCACAAGACTTCTATCATCGTTACAAG GAAGACGTACATTTAGTGAAAAAGATTGGTTTGGACTCCTTTAGATTCTCCATTTCATGGTCCAGATTGTTCCCAA AGGGCAAGGTAAGTGGGGGAGTGAACCCAAAAGCTGTGACTTTCTACAACAACCTCATCAACGAGCTCATCTCCAACG GTCTCACACCCTTTGTGACTTTGCTCCATTTTGATACTCCCCAAGCACTAGATGACGAGTATGGTGCATTCTTAAGCCCCAAGATAGT GGAGGATTATGTGGCTTATGTTAATTTTTGCTTCAAAACATTTGGAGATCGAGTCAAGCATTGGGTTACGATGAATGAACCAAATGGATGGACCATGTATGCGTATAGCTCTGGTACTTTTGCACCGGGGCGATGTTCTAGCTATGCTGGAAATTGTACTGCTGGTAACTCAGCCACTGAACCCTACATTGTTGCCCATCACTTGCTTCTTGCTCATGCATATGCTGTGAAGTTGTATAGGGAGAAATACaag CCACATCAAAAGGGAGAAATTGGGATTACAATTGTGACCCATTGGTTTATACCAAAGGACCAGTCTTCTAGCAGCAAAAAGGCGGCCTCCAGATCTCTTGATTTCTTGTTTGGTTG GTTTGCCCATCCAATCACATTTGGTGACTATCCCCAGAGCATGAAAGCAGCAGTAAAGGAACGACTACCCAGATTCACAGAAGCTCAATCCAAGTTGCTAAAAGGGTCCATTGATTTTCTTAGTATAAACTATTACACTTCAAATTATGCAGAAAATGCTCCCTCAGCCAACGGTGTCAACGTTACATATCTCACAGATAGAGCAACTACTCTCACTA CTGAAAAAAATGGGGTTTCTATCGGTACAGCG ACTGCATTGAGCTGGCTTTTCATCTATCCTAAGGGCCTTCGAGAGCTTCTGCTATATGTAAAGAAGAATTACAACAATCCACAAGTGTACATAACGGAGAATG GAATGGCTGATGCAAGTAATAGCTCCTTGCCAGTTAATGAGGCCGTCAAAGATAGTTTGAGGATAAGATACCATTATGGACATTTATCATATCTTTCACAAGCTATCAA GGAGGGTGTCAAAGTGAAGGGATACTACGTGTGGTCTTTCCACGACGATTTTGAGTGGGATGCTGGTTTCACAGCTCGATTTGGCCTTACTTATATTGACTTTAAGGACAACTTGAAAAGACACCTTAAATACTCTGCCTACTGGTTCAAGATGTTCCTCCTAAAATAA